The Molothrus ater isolate BHLD 08-10-18 breed brown headed cowbird chromosome 2, BPBGC_Mater_1.1, whole genome shotgun sequence DNA segment AGGGGAGTCGTCATCCGAGCTGGCCACAGTTTTGATGGCATCATGATAGAGCGGTGTAGAGCTGGGCATGGCAAATTTGGACATCCTGGACATCATAATGGAGAGGGGATTCTGGGACAGGGTTGGCTCTGGAGGCATTGTGTAAGGACTGCTAGAGGGAAGATTTCCAGGGAGAGTCGCAGGAGCAGACTGGCTGACTGTGGAAGGAGGTGGACcaccttaggaaaaaaaagaaaagaaaaagagcatgaatttaatttttctccttcttaCTGTTTTCCTTAAATCAAACTCTCTTCCCCTAGAAATCTCAAAAACTAGAAATCTTTCCTATTGCAAGACTTTACATGACTAATGCAGTCAATGATTATGAAAGGtaaccagaaaaacaaacctaTTGGTCAAGTTGATTAATATGTTATCCTACTGCATAACACTTCTAACTAGAACTATCTTGAGCCTCCACAAATCCACATGAAGAATTACCAATTTAGTCCGAAAATTCTACTATTCAATTTCCATACACTGAAGACAGACTTAGATACCAGAGCTAGccataaaaatcaaaatctaaAATCAAAAGAGACATAGGCAGCACAAGGCAAGCTGTAGCAGATATTATGCTGAGACATGCGAGCACATTTCTGACAAGCTGCATCAGGAGCTACAAGTAAAACCCCCTGTTTACGTTGCATTTATTGTTTCATATAGATATTAGCTGCTTATTCCAGTGAAAGAAGCATTCTCTGCATCTATTAGCTTAATGTCATCCCTTCCTCTCACAAAACTAGAAGTAACTAAACTGCACTTCCAATCTCCTTTGTTCTTCAGTGATGAATTTTATGCCACCCAGACCAATGTGCAGATGCTAAACTGAAGCTGTACTCTCACTGAAAATTCACTGCACATTCCTCAGCCCCTCCCAATCAAAAGAGGAAATGAGAATAGAGAATACAAAAAAACTGCAATGCCAAAAGATCCATGGTTTGGAAGAGCTGCATGTCAAAGCATTCATTAAGCATTAAGCAAGGCACAGACCGAAGCACTTGGGTGCCCTCCCGAGCCGCCCACCCCACTGGCACATCCCGGCCCCGGTCCCCGCTGTTACCCGCGGCAGCACTAGAGGGCAACGTGGGCAAAGGGCTCCACTTTTCCAGCCAGGAGAATTTCTCGGGCGGggaggctgcccagagctgaggaagCCTGGACTGAAGGGCGGGTGAGCTTTGAGAAGGTGGGAGCAGAAGTGTGCCAGCAGCGGGACCCCAAGGTCCCAGGCACAGCACGGCTCAGCATGCAACCAAAATATTATGTACAGTGGTGCTTAAATGGCTCCAAAATGCTTGAAGTCTGAACAACTGAATCACAACTTCCTGTCTGCAATGTAAACCTAGAAAGGACCAACCACTCCTGACCTGTGTCTAGATACACAGCTGGTTAACTGCTCAGCATGTCTTTGTAGGAACCTCTTATACCAAAGTGCTTTAATAATATCAATGGGATCTTCTCTGTTGAGCTACAGTGACTATGAGCTATGGAAGAACAGCACAAGACCCTTCCAAGGAGAGATTTCTCCCATCAATTCTCCACATCTTTTCACACCTTTTAACCCCATCCTTTTGCTTTTACATCCTCAGAGTGTTCAGCCCTGAGCTCAACACATGGGAGGCAGGGTGCAAACCCACAAATACAACAGGAGGAGAAGCCCTCACCCTCCGCTTGCATGGCCACCCACCAAACCCTCAGCCCCCCTCAAATAGGGAAAGGGCCATCCAGCTCTtatcctgctgcaggagccctcctccctcccttcgCTGCACATCTTGGATGACCCAACATGAACCAAAGCACCAAATCTGGCTAGCAGAGGCAGCACTCACCCGACTCCACGTTCCCCAGCATGGCTGGAGAAGACATGGTTAGAGACGCCTTGTGGTTCGGGGGAatcccagggctctgcaaaGGAGGCTTTGGAGATGAAGTCCATCCAGGAGAAGGTGCGGGGAGAGACGGAGACTTGAGGTGgacaggagaagcagcagcagaccccAAGACAGGGGGGGATTTaatggaggcagcagcagctgcggCAGTGGGGCCCGCGAGCATTCCTGCCAGCTGGGAGGGCGTCTGAGGGGACTTAAGGTTCCCCGAGGGAGACCCCATCATGGGAGACTGGACCTGGCGCATGGTGGGGGACTTCAGGGGGTTGATTCCTGGCGAATGCACCTGGCCAGCCGCAGAGATATCCAAGGGCTTGCGGCCGAGGCTGCGCTGTGCAGGGGGAGCAGTGTTGAGGCTATTCGGGTTACTGGTGGGATTGAGAGGTAGTGGCGGCATGTGGCTGAGCCGGTTGTTAGTCCTTTGGTCAGGCCCCATCTGTTCTCTGAGATTCCGCAGACCGACTCCTGGGCCCTGAGACATGGGAAGGAAAGGCCTGGGACCCATGCCATACTCCTGCTGCGGGTGCTCCCCAAACGGCAGCGGCACCATTTTCTGTTGAGAGGAGAGCATCTCTGACACGCCGGGGCGCAGCTTCATCATCTCTTCCGGCCCGACTCCTGCCTCCCTCAGCTTCTGAGGGACCAGGGGTGGGTTGGAGCCCATGCTGACATTCATGCCCATGTCCCCCTTCATGCTGCCAGGGCCCATCCCaaactccagctccctgctaGAAGCCATTTGTGGGGGTATTCCTTTTGGGAAGTCCCCCCTAGATGGGCTCATCGGTCCTTCTACCGGCATGCGAGGGAAGATGGGGTTGTTCCCAGGCTCCATGTGTCTCTGGGAGGGCATCATTCTGTTGATCTCCATGCCGGGCCTGATGCCTTCCATGTTCAGACCAGGAGGGAGGCCCATCTGTTtctcagccagctgctgctgataGAGCTCTTCAGGCAGGCCCTGCGGATTGGGGAACCGCTCCCCTCGGCCAGGGCCACTGAAGACACCCTGACCAGGAGGGAAGTTTCGCCCATCTGGGATTTTTGGCACATCATCTGGCCAACTAACTCCTGAAAGCCCAGGCCGTGAGGCGGGATTCGGGACATTGGGGCCTTCCATGTCAGGGTTCATCATTCCTGCAAAACCAGGCAGGCGCATCTGGCTCCCGGGCACGTTGGGATGAGGGGCCATGCCCCTGGGGGGCAGAGAGTGGGACATGTTCATGCCTTCAGGGAAGGGCTCCGGACCGCCAGGTCCCCAGCCCTCACCAGGGGTCATCTGGTAGGGAGGGGGAGGACCTCGGACCACCCCACGAGGCCCATGCTGGTGGACCATCATGTCCTGCAGGGAACACTGCTGCACAACCACCTGCTCttgcttccttctcttctcctcgtaaaactcctgctgcagcttgagCCAGGCCACCTGCTCAGGAGTCATGTGGTCCAGGTGGTCCGGGCCTATGGCTCCTGACTGGGAGTTCATTGGTGGTGGCCCCATTTCATCTGGGGAAAAAGGCATATCCCTGTGTCCTTGAGGGCCAAACGGAGCCCCTCCATCTGTCCGAGACCCCGACCCTTTGCCTAAACTTTGGGATTGAGCCATCATAGCCTGTATCGGCCCTTCGGGTTTCTTTTGGGGACCATCCAGCACCCCAGCATTTGGGGGTGGCCCCCCACTTTGCCCTCCCGCAAACTCCTTCTCATCAGGGAAGAGCATGCGCTGGATGTCTCTCAGGGTCTGCAACGAGCGCTCCCggtgctccagctgctcctgtgacAGTCCATCAGGGTTCTCACCCAAACTGGATGGGTCCCCACCAGACCCCTGCTGGGGAGGGCCTTTGGGGTCTGCAGCAGAGCTATTGCTACCTTGGGAAACTGGGCTAACCGCTCGATTATTGGGGGTTGAACTCTGCCCAAATCCTTCTGTCTGCAACGGGGTAGAGTTGGCAGGGCTGCCCACAGACATCACTTTGCTTTCCACACTGGGACTGTCCTGATCTATGGGACATGGGGGGCCAGTGGGTTTGGATACTGGCGCTGACACGGGCGGAGTCGGCTGCATTTTGGCGTTCTGGGGAGGGTTCTGGTCCTGGGCAGcggggggctggggctgtggcaggggctTGGGTTCAGTCCGAAGTGCAGTGATCTGAGGATTCTGCAAGAGAAAGCCACACTCAGTCACTTGCTCTTCTTACAGCCATGTCACATAAGCAGCAGTGCAAACAAAACACCCAATCTCAATCCCAATCCACCAGCCCAAAATTTGCTTTCATGCAGCAATTACACAGCAGCCTTTTGGCAATGCAGAAACCTACTTTGCTCAAGGCATTACTGCAGGGACCCCTTTTGTCTGTGCTAGCTCTACATGACCTACAGGTTGGAAATACACTACCCAAATATTGCAAGACTCTAACTCTTCTTTGGATGACCCAAGACATTTATTTGCAGACAGTCTGAATGACAACTGTCTGTCTTCCTAAAACGTATTTCAGAGTGTAAATAATCATCCATCTCTCTGAACCAGACACAGGCACATTTACAATTTCCCCTTCTCACCCCCATGCAGGTATTCCCTACCAGGGGTACAGTGTTTCGTTCCGCCTTGCTGTTTGAGATGTTCTGGATATGAAAGGACACGATGGTTTCCACCTGTCCcttcagcacagcttctgcagccctgcaaagaCAGACAGGCAGATGCAGATATCCAGCTGAAACCAAGAATCAACTTTTCTTAACTGGCCTCCTTTCTATCTTTCAGCTGGCAAAAGGCAGAAAGATTTAGCCACACATATTTCACTCTAGATGagtagcaaaagaaaaatgcttacGTCTACAAACTCATCAGCATTCAGGGTTCATGTCTCAGTTTAAGCCATCCTGGCTTCTATTCATTGCATGGATTGCAA contains these protein-coding regions:
- the BCL9 gene encoding B-cell CLL/lymphoma 9 protein isoform X2, which encodes MHSSNPKVRNSPSGNTQSPKSKQEVMVRPPTVMSPSGNPQLDSKFSNQGKQGGSTSQSQPSPCDPKSGGHTPKVLPGPGGSMGLKNGAGNGAKGKGKRERSISADSFEQREAGTPNDDPEIKDCNSADHVKSQESQHTPHSMTPSNASAPRSSTPSHGLTATLEPASGQKTPSKVVYVFSTEMANKAAEAVLKGQVETIVSFHIQNISNSKAERNTVPLNPQITALRTEPKPLPQPQPPAAQDQNPPQNAKMQPTPPVSAPVSKPTGPPCPIDQDSPSVESKVMSVGSPANSTPLQTEGFGQSSTPNNRAVSPVSQGSNSSAADPKGPPQQGSGGDPSSLGENPDGLSQEQLEHRERSLQTLRDIQRMLFPDEKEFAGGQSGGPPPNAGVLDGPQKKPEGPIQAMMAQSQSLGKGSGSRTDGGAPFGPQGHRDMPFSPDEMGPPPMNSQSGAIGPDHLDHMTPEQVAWLKLQQEFYEEKRRKQEQVVVQQCSLQDMMVHQHGPRGVVRGPPPPYQMTPGEGWGPGGPEPFPEGMNMSHSLPPRGMAPHPNVPGSQMRLPGFAGMMNPDMEGPNVPNPASRPGLSGVSWPDDVPKIPDGRNFPPGQGVFSGPGRGERFPNPQGLPEELYQQQLAEKQMGLPPGLNMEGIRPGMEINRMMPSQRHMEPGNNPIFPRMPVEGPMSPSRGDFPKGIPPQMASSRELEFGMGPGSMKGDMGMNVSMGSNPPLVPQKLREAGVGPEEMMKLRPGVSEMLSSQQKMVPLPFGEHPQQEYGMGPRPFLPMSQGPGVGLRNLREQMGPDQRTNNRLSHMPPLPLNPTSNPNSLNTAPPAQRSLGRKPLDISAAGQVHSPGINPLKSPTMRQVQSPMMGSPSGNLKSPQTPSQLAGMLAGPTAAAAAASIKSPPVLGSAAASPVHLKSPSLPAPSPGWTSSPKPPLQSPGIPPNHKASLTMSSPAMLGNVESGGPPPSTVSQSAPATLPGNLPSSSPYTMPPEPTLSQNPLSIMMSRMSKFAMPSSTPLYHDAIKTVASSDDDSPPARSPNLPPMNSVPGMGINSQNPRISGPNPVGPMPTLSPMGMTQPLSHNNQMPSPNAMGPNIPPHGVPVGPGLMSHNPMMGHGSQESAMVPQGRLGFPQGFPPVQSPPQQVPFPHNGPSGGQGNFPAGMGFHGEGPLGRPTNLPQSSTDPALCKTGGPGGPDSFTVLGNNMPSVFTDPELQEVIRPGATGIPEFDLSRIIPSEKPSQTLQYFPRGEVPGRKQPQGPGPGFSHMQGMIGEQTPRMGLTLPGMGGPGPVGTPDIPLGTAPSMPGHNPMRPPAFLQQGMMGPHHRMMSPAQPAMPGQPALMSNPVAAVGMIPGKDRAPAGLYSHPGPVGSPGMMMSMQGMMGPQQNIMIPPQMRPRGMAADVGMGGFSQGPGNPGNMMF
- the BCL9 gene encoding B-cell CLL/lymphoma 9 protein isoform X3 yields the protein MHSSNPKVRNSPSGNTQSSPKSKQEVMVRPPTVMSPSGNPQLDSKFSNQGKQGGSTSQSQPSPCDPKSGGHTPKVLPGPGGSMGLKNGAGNGAKGKGKRERSISADSFEQREAGTPNDDPEIKDCNSADHVKSQESQHTPHSMTPSNASAPRSSTPSHGLTATLEPASGQKTPSKVVYVFSTEMANKAAEAVLKGQVETIVSFHIQNISNSKAERNTVPLNPQITALRTEPKPLPQPQPPAAQDQNPPQNAKMQPTPPVSAPVSKPTGPPCPIDQDSPSVESKVMSVGSPANSTPLQTEGFGQSSTPNNRAVSPVSQGSNSSAADPKGPPQQGSGGDPSSLGENPDGLSQEQLEHRERSLQTLRDIQRMLFPDEKEFAGGQSGGPPPNAGVLDGPQKKPEGPIQAMMAQSQSLGKGSGSRTDGGAPFGPQGHRDMPFSPDEMGPPPMNSQSGAIGPDHLDHMTPEQVAWLKLQQEFYEEKRRKQEQVVVQQCSLQDMMVHQHGPRGVVRGPPPPYQMTPGEGWGPGGPEPFPEGMNMSHSLPPRGMAPHPNVPGSQMRLPGFAGMMNPDMEGPNVPNPASRPGLSGVSWPDDVPKIPDGRNFPPGQGVFSGPGRGERFPNPQGLPEELYQQQLAEKQMGLPPGLNMEGIRPGMEINRMMPSQRHMEPGNNPIFPRMPVEGPMSPSRGDFPKGIPPQMASSRELEFGMGPGSMKGDMGMNVSMGSNPPLVPQKLREAGVGPEEMMKLRPGVSEMLSSQQKMVPLPFGEHPQQEYGMGPRPFLPMSQGPGVGLRNLREQMGPDQRTNNRLSHMPPLPLNPTSNPNSLNTAPPAQRSLGRKPLDISAAGQVHSPGINPLKSPTMRQVQSPMMGSPSGNLKSPQTPSQLAGMLAGPTAAAAAASIKSPPVLGSAAASPVHLKSPSLPAPSPGWTSSPKPPLQSPGIPPNHKASLTMSSPAMLGNVESGGPPPSTVSQSAPATLPGNLPSSSPYTMPPEPTLSQNPLSIMMSRMSKFAMPSSTPLYHDAIKTVASSDDDSPPARSPNLPPMNSVPGPNPVGPMPTLSPMGMTQPLSHNNQMPSPNAMGPNIPPHGVPVGPGLMSHNPMMGHGSQESAMVPQGRLGFPQGFPPVQSPPQQVPFPHNGPSGGQGNFPAGMGFHGEGPLGRPTNLPQSSTDPALCKTGGPGGPDSFTVLGNNMPSVFTDPELQEVIRPGATGIPEFDLSRIIPSEKPSQTLQYFPRGEVPGRKQPQGPGPGFSHMQGMIGEQTPRMGLTLPGMGGPGPVGTPDIPLGTAPSMPGHNPMRPPAFLQQGMMGPHHRMMSPAQPAMPGQPALMSNPVAAVGMIPGKDRAPAGLYSHPGPVGSPGMMMSMQGMMGPQQNIMIPPQMRPRGMAADVGMGGFSQGPGNPGNMMF
- the BCL9 gene encoding B-cell CLL/lymphoma 9 protein isoform X1, which codes for MHSSNPKVRNSPSGNTQSSPKSKQEVMVRPPTVMSPSGNPQLDSKFSNQGKQGGSTSQSQPSPCDPKSGGHTPKVLPGPGGSMGLKNGAGNGAKGKGKRERSISADSFEQREAGTPNDDPEIKDCNSADHVKSQESQHTPHSMTPSNASAPRSSTPSHGLTATLEPASGQKTPSKVVYVFSTEMANKAAEAVLKGQVETIVSFHIQNISNSKAERNTVPLNPQITALRTEPKPLPQPQPPAAQDQNPPQNAKMQPTPPVSAPVSKPTGPPCPIDQDSPSVESKVMSVGSPANSTPLQTEGFGQSSTPNNRAVSPVSQGSNSSAADPKGPPQQGSGGDPSSLGENPDGLSQEQLEHRERSLQTLRDIQRMLFPDEKEFAGGQSGGPPPNAGVLDGPQKKPEGPIQAMMAQSQSLGKGSGSRTDGGAPFGPQGHRDMPFSPDEMGPPPMNSQSGAIGPDHLDHMTPEQVAWLKLQQEFYEEKRRKQEQVVVQQCSLQDMMVHQHGPRGVVRGPPPPYQMTPGEGWGPGGPEPFPEGMNMSHSLPPRGMAPHPNVPGSQMRLPGFAGMMNPDMEGPNVPNPASRPGLSGVSWPDDVPKIPDGRNFPPGQGVFSGPGRGERFPNPQGLPEELYQQQLAEKQMGLPPGLNMEGIRPGMEINRMMPSQRHMEPGNNPIFPRMPVEGPMSPSRGDFPKGIPPQMASSRELEFGMGPGSMKGDMGMNVSMGSNPPLVPQKLREAGVGPEEMMKLRPGVSEMLSSQQKMVPLPFGEHPQQEYGMGPRPFLPMSQGPGVGLRNLREQMGPDQRTNNRLSHMPPLPLNPTSNPNSLNTAPPAQRSLGRKPLDISAAGQVHSPGINPLKSPTMRQVQSPMMGSPSGNLKSPQTPSQLAGMLAGPTAAAAAASIKSPPVLGSAAASPVHLKSPSLPAPSPGWTSSPKPPLQSPGIPPNHKASLTMSSPAMLGNVESGGPPPSTVSQSAPATLPGNLPSSSPYTMPPEPTLSQNPLSIMMSRMSKFAMPSSTPLYHDAIKTVASSDDDSPPARSPNLPPMNSVPGMGINSQNPRISGPNPVGPMPTLSPMGMTQPLSHNNQMPSPNAMGPNIPPHGVPVGPGLMSHNPMMGHGSQESAMVPQGRLGFPQGFPPVQSPPQQVPFPHNGPSGGQGNFPAGMGFHGEGPLGRPTNLPQSSTDPALCKTGGPGGPDSFTVLGNNMPSVFTDPELQEVIRPGATGIPEFDLSRIIPSEKPSQTLQYFPRGEVPGRKQPQGPGPGFSHMQGMIGEQTPRMGLTLPGMGGPGPVGTPDIPLGTAPSMPGHNPMRPPAFLQQGMMGPHHRMMSPAQPAMPGQPALMSNPVAAVGMIPGKDRAPAGLYSHPGPVGSPGMMMSMQGMMGPQQNIMIPPQMRPRGMAADVGMGGFSQGPGNPGNMMF